From the Porphyrobacter sp. CACIAM 03H1 genome, the window TCGCGGTCGTCGGCGCGGTTGCGCAGCAGGGTGAGGAAGCGCCCGTCGGGCGAGAGCTTCACCTGCCGCGGCGCCGGGCCATCGAGGCCGGGCGAGGCGAAAACGCGTTCGAGGGTGAGGATGGGGGCAGCTTCAGCCATTGCGGGCGTCTCCGCCAGCACGGGCGTCGTCAGACAGGTCGAAAGACCGAGCGCAACAGCAGCAATCAGGGAACGCATTCAAGACTCACCTCGTCATTGCGAGCCGCCAAAGGCGGCGCGGCCATCCATGGACGAGCGTTGCGCCATGGATTGCTTCGTCGCTTACGCTCCTCGCAATGACGAACATGGTTGGCAAGAGGTGCAAACGAAAAGGGCGGCCCCTTGCGGAGCCGCCCTTCGTGTTTCGGTGGCCGTGAAGCCTTACGCCTTGGGCGCGGAGGCCTTGCGCTCGACGATGCGCGCGCTCTTGCCGGTGCGGCCGCGCAGGTAATAGAGCTTGGCGCGACGCACCACGCCGCGGCGGACCACGGTGATGCTCTCGACGATCGGCGAGTAGAGCGGGAAGACGCGCTCGACGCCTTCGCCGAAGCTCATCTTGCGAACGGTGAAGTTCGAACCCATGCCGCGGTTCGAACGGGCGATCACGACGCCTTCATAGGCCTGGATACGCTCGCGGTTGCCTTCCTTCACCTTCACGCCGACGCGGACGGTGTCGCCTGCGCGGAATTCGGGGATGTCCTTGCCGGACTTGGCGATTTCTTCGGCTTCGATCTGCTGGATCAGGTTCACTGGTCCGGTTCCTTCGTTTCATGCCGCGCGCCAGAGGCAGGTTGGACCGGATCGCCACGATAGCGTTCCCACAAGTCCGGCCTGCGTGACCGTGTATCAGATTCGCTCCTTGCCTTGCGCCAAGCAGCGATCTTCGCATGATCCCCCGATCGCAGCACTTCGGGGATCGTGCGCCCTTCCCATTCCTGAGGTCGGGTGTAGTGCGGATATTCGAGAAGGCCGTTTTCGTACGACTCCTCGGTCCCGCTGGAAGGCGCGCCCATTACTCCGGGAAGCAGCCGAATGCAAGCGTCAAGGAGGGTGAGCGCCGCCATCTCCCCGCCGGACAGGACGATGTCGGCGAGGGAGACCTGTTCGATTGCGGGCCGCGCCTCGAACAGGCGCTCGTCGAAGCCCTCGAAGCGGCCGCACAGGATGATGACGCCGGGGCCGGCGGCAAGCTCGCGGATGCGCTGCTGGGTGATGGATTTGCCCCGCGGGGTCATGGCGAGGATGGGCACAGAAGAAGAAGCCGTTCGCCCTGAGCTTGTCGAAGGGCCGCCCTTCTCTTCTGCCAAGGGTCCGACAGACAAGGACGGTGCTTCGACAAGCTCAGCACGAACGGAGTGAGTGGCAATGGCGTGATCCAATGCCCGCGCCAGCACGTCGCACTTGAGCACCATCCCCGCCCCGCCGCCCGCGGGCGTGTCATCGACGGTGCGGTGCTTGTCGGTGGCGAAGTCGCGGATCTGCACCGTCTCGCAGGCCCACTTGCCCTCGGCCATGGCGCGCCCCGCGATGGAGTGCCCGAGCGGCCCGGGGAACATCTCCGGGTAAAGCGTGAGGATGGTGGCGGCGAAGGTCATTGCCAGTTCACCCCATCCTTCGCCCGCGTATCCACCATAAGGTCGAACACATCGGGCCGCGCATAGTGCCCGTCGGTATCGAGGTTCGTCAGCCCTTCGGCCACTTCGGCAAGGTCGAGTTCGGCGAAGAGCG encodes:
- the rplS gene encoding 50S ribosomal protein L19, which codes for MNLIQQIEAEEIAKSGKDIPEFRAGDTVRVGVKVKEGNRERIQAYEGVVIARSNRGMGSNFTVRKMSFGEGVERVFPLYSPIVESITVVRRGVVRRAKLYYLRGRTGKSARIVERKASAPKA
- the trmD gene encoding tRNA (guanosine(37)-N1)-methyltransferase TrmD, translated to MTFAATILTLYPEMFPGPLGHSIAGRAMAEGKWACETVQIRDFATDKHRTVDDTPAGGGAGMVLKCDVLARALDHAIATHSVRAELVEAPSLSVGPLAEEKGGPSTSSGRTASSSVPILAMTPRGKSITQQRIRELAAGPGVIILCGRFEGFDERLFEARPAIEQVSLADIVLSGGEMAALTLLDACIRLLPGVMGAPSSGTEESYENGLLEYPHYTRPQEWEGRTIPEVLRSGDHAKIAAWRKARSESDTRSRRPDLWERYRGDPVQPASGARHETKEPDQ